Proteins from a single region of Hordeum vulgare subsp. vulgare chromosome 6H, MorexV3_pseudomolecules_assembly, whole genome shotgun sequence:
- the LOC123402573 gene encoding brassinosteroid-responsive RING protein 1-like translates to MGFPVGYSELLLPRLLLQALLLLGHLHRFLLWAFHAVGLGDLIDLGGSAPTAEEAQWHAHHGAAPSSLPSQSLQHRRPGFRALPPMAAVEEALPVLRFDELLASSPSVCGDGDCAVCLCGIGGGDEVRRLSNCRHVFHRGCIDRWMGHRQRTCPLCRAPLMPGDALSADLPDASDLDMSYPSPLPLAATPTLLRPHELLLNGLGGFQ, encoded by the coding sequence ATGGGCTTCCCCGTGGGGTACTCGGAGCTGCTGCTCCCCCGGCTGCTCCTGcaggcgctcctcctcctcggccaccTCCACCGCTTCCTCCTCTGGGCCTTCCACGCCGTGGGCCTGGGCGACCTCATCGACCTCGGCGGCAGCGCGCCCACGGCGGAGGAGGCGCAGTGGCACGCGCACCACGGGGCGGCGCCCTCGTCCTTGCCCTCGCAATCGCTGCAGCACCGGCGGCCCGGCTTCCGCGCGCTGCCCCCGATGGCCGCCGTCGAGGAGGCGCTCCCCGTGCTGCGGTTCGACGAGCTGTTGGCGTCCTCGCCGTCCGTGTGCGGGGACGGCGACTGCGCCGTCTGCCTCTGCGGcatcggcggcggcgacgaggtgcGGCGGCTGTCCAACTGCCGCCACGTCTTCCACCGCGGCTGCATCGACCGctggatgggccaccgacagcgcACCTGCCCGCTCTGCCGCGCCCCGCTCATGCCCGGCGACGCGCTCTCGGCCGACCTCCCGGACGCCTCCGACTTGGACATGTCCTACCCGTCCCCGCTGCCGCTGGCGGCCACCCCGACCCTGCTGCGCCCGCACGAGCTGCTGCTCAACGGCCTCGGCGGCTTCCAGTGA